In Serratia marcescens subsp. marcescens ATCC 13880, a single genomic region encodes these proteins:
- a CDS encoding fimbria/pilus periplasmic chaperone, whose amino-acid sequence MMNLTMTRKTVSLVGPLAAALTLGAVGLPAHAAIALDRTRVIFDGDLKTVSLNISNQNKQLPYLAQGWIEDDRGNKIQSPFTVLPPVQRVEPGKPSQVKIQSLPAARQLPQDRETLYYFNLREIPPRSNKPNTLQIALQTRIKMFYRPAALAPKKNAAPWQEQLTLTRQGDKYVVNNPTPYYVTIVEASAGKGGKGAAGFEPLMVAPKANAPLNVSAASLGNAPSLAYINDYGGRPQLNFRCAGNACQAVPAAK is encoded by the coding sequence ATGATGAATCTGACTATGACCAGAAAGACCGTTTCCCTTGTGGGCCCGCTCGCCGCCGCATTGACGCTCGGCGCGGTCGGCCTGCCCGCTCATGCGGCTATCGCGCTGGATCGCACGCGCGTGATTTTCGACGGCGACCTGAAAACGGTCAGTCTCAACATCAGTAACCAGAACAAACAGTTGCCGTATCTGGCGCAGGGGTGGATCGAAGACGATCGCGGCAACAAAATCCAAAGCCCTTTCACCGTGTTGCCGCCGGTGCAGCGGGTGGAGCCGGGCAAACCGAGCCAGGTGAAGATCCAGTCGCTGCCGGCCGCGCGTCAGCTGCCGCAGGACAGGGAGACGCTGTATTACTTCAACCTGCGTGAAATCCCGCCGCGCAGCAACAAGCCGAATACGCTGCAGATAGCGTTGCAGACGCGCATCAAAATGTTTTATCGCCCGGCGGCGCTCGCCCCGAAGAAGAATGCGGCGCCGTGGCAGGAGCAGCTGACCCTGACCCGGCAGGGTGACAAGTACGTGGTGAACAACCCGACCCCGTATTACGTGACGATCGTTGAGGCGAGCGCCGGCAAGGGCGGGAAAGGGGCGGCGGGCTTTGAACCGTTGATGGTGGCGCCGAAGGCCAATGCCCCGCTGAACGTCTCCGCCGCGAGCCTCGGCAACGCGCCGTCGCTGGCGTACATCAACGATTACGGCGGGCGGCCGCAGTTGAACTTCCGCTGCGCCGGCAATGCCTGCCAGGCCGTGCCGGCCGCCAAATGA